In Halococcus hamelinensis 100A6, a genomic segment contains:
- a CDS encoding DUF371 domain-containing protein produces MEEIVRARGHEHVTARHASTLELTADDYLTPAGDCILGIEADRTPADFDPAFVDACRDADATVSLELAVDGLTRTVRGRGHPDLDCTNDRSLVCRTSDYVDDRTVMVGADRAAGDLDRELVTALADGGSLTATLRVE; encoded by the coding sequence GTGGAAGAAATCGTCCGCGCACGCGGTCACGAACACGTCACCGCGCGCCACGCGAGCACGCTCGAACTCACCGCCGACGACTACCTCACGCCCGCCGGCGACTGTATCCTCGGGATCGAGGCCGACCGGACGCCCGCCGACTTCGACCCCGCGTTCGTCGACGCCTGCCGCGACGCCGACGCGACCGTCAGCCTCGAACTCGCCGTCGATGGGCTGACCCGAACCGTTCGCGGGCGCGGCCATCCCGACCTCGACTGCACGAACGACCGGAGCCTCGTCTGTCGGACCAGCGACTACGTCGACGACCGGACGGTGATGGTGGGCGCGGACCGGGCGGCCGGCGACCTCGACCGGGAGCTCGTGACGGCGCTCGCCGACGGCGGCTCGCTCACCGCGACGCTCCGGGTCGAGTGA